The Paramisgurnus dabryanus chromosome 3, PD_genome_1.1, whole genome shotgun sequence genome includes a window with the following:
- the LOC135733728 gene encoding B-cell receptor CD22-like: MELISLPLVLLLILNTHSEQTKDIKLTLTVQPQTSVFIGDTVTLICEVHQSNGWQFIFINGSNAESTETTGAKIIRSVQVFDGGEYKCRAGRGNPQGYTQYSDPVTVTVQKRPTPQVSVDPADHVFRGETVNLTCVINGGGVSSWQYSWYKDSIIQQNKLQYYTIRSVSESDAGKYTCRGNETSGSRYSHISNAVTLTVSVVEHCVQCSLKRLKCDIEDQYNNCGINVVLLL; the protein is encoded by the exons TGCTGATTTTGAACACCCACTCTGAACAAACTAAag ATATAAAGCTAACTCTGACTGTGCAGCCACAGACGTCTGTGTTCATTGGAGACACAGTTACTCTGATCTGTGAGGTTCATCAGTCCAATGGATGGCAGTTTATCTTTATAAACGGTTCAAACGCTGAATCCACTGAAACTACAGGAGCTAAAATAATCAGATCTGTGCAAGTCTTTGATGGAGGAGAGTACAAGTGCAGAGCTGGAAGAGGAAACCCTCAGGgttacacacaatacagtgaTCCAGTAACAGTGACAGTACAGA AAAGACCAACACCTCAAGTGTCTGTTGACCCTGCTGATCATGTATTCAGAGGAGAAACTGTCAATCTCACATGTGTCATCAATGGAGGAGGAGTCAGCAGCTGGCAGTACAGCTGGTATAAAGATTCAATCATCCAGCAGAATAAACTTCAGTATTACACAATCAGATCTGTTAGTGAGTCTGACGCAGGTAAATACACCTGTAGAGGAAATGAAACCAGTGGATCACGATACTCACACATCAGTAATGCAGTTACACTGACAGTATCAG TGGTGGAGCATTGCGTTCAGTGTTCACTGAAGAGACTAAAGTGTGATATAGAGGATCAGTACAATAACTGTGGTATAAACGTGGTACTGCTGTTATGA